The following proteins are co-located in the Bathymodiolus thermophilus thioautotrophic gill symbiont genome:
- the rpmH gene encoding 50S ribosomal protein L34, protein MHQKRTFQPSVIKRKRTHGFRSRMSTKSGRAVINARRRKGRKRLAA, encoded by the coding sequence ATGCACCAAAAAAGAACCTTTCAACCCAGCGTTATTAAGCGCAAGCGTACCCACGGTTTCAGATCAAGAATGAGCACCAAATCAGGTCGTGCAGTCATTAATGCCCGTAGAAGAAAAGGACGCAAGCGCTTGGCTGCCTAA